The nucleotide window tttgtaaagaaagtgtgactgtttaaaataaaacaacaacagcatatATAACGGCATTATGAAGCAAATATGGCGGCATCCTTGGTTTGAGTCGTGAATAGAAAATTGTTAAACTACGACTAGAGACTTGAGgatttctaaaaaaacaaaaacaaaaacaaaaaaagaacctTCCGATGTCTCATCAATTAATGtaagtttctaatcaaatagtttcaggtcgatTTAATTTCGTTTTGTACCTTTTCAGTCATGTGGCTCGCGAcactagtgttggaaattaaaatgggcCGAAGGTTGAATTAGGCTGGGTATCAATGCTATAGAACAATgagacctcaaaaaaaaatctactatcTATCTTGGGAACCTTTGTTGTAGCCTTGTATGGGTACACTGACTACTTCAGCGGCTCTTGAGTCTCGACACCTACATTTAACAGTGCTTTTGTACCGGTAAATGTAATAGAAACTGCTTTAGCGGTTGAAAACTACATAAAACTGTCATCTTAGACTTGGATATGATTTATACTTTGGGTGTTCAGAAAGTGCAATGTGAGGTTAAAAATAGAATGCATAATAGATCACGTGCCTTtcatataaataatattcttaTATCCATTGAcctaatatatgtatatagaggtctatatatatttacgtCACTAGCAGTAGATAAGAACCATTGTCTGGATACTTGAAGTGCTGCTTCCATATTTCTTCTGTATTTTGTGTTCCATAAAATCAGGTTAGATCTGGATTACACCGGGTAAGTTTGTCGTCTGCTGAATCCTGTGTAAGTGAACAATTTTCAAGGCGGTTACACATTTTTTCGATTTATCTGTAAAtatcaattacattttttttttaaatacgaataatttattattaaagtaaaatagCTATTTACTTAGGAGCTATAGATTTCtatattacacacaaaaaaaactattacatttgttgttagcgagattaacggaattttatttttgcatgttgtagaatgtagattgttttctttcctttctttgaGTCAatactgtttgtttgtttatttcaaaattagtaGTTGGCAGCTGTTTAAAGGTTTTATTTGGACTTGGCTGAAAGTTCTTCCCATGCTTTGCAAGCTTAACATGAACATATAGTCGAAAGGTCAGAGAGTATCAAAGTGAACAATGGAAGGACCTTAGACTGTAGGCTCGTTTTCACCCAGACGAAGCATTGAACAGGTCAGTTGATGTCAACTCTTAGAGCAGGAAATccgttaaaataatttttgtgtgcCTAGAATTTCCCAAGCGTTCagtttaaaggaaaatgaacaCAATTATGTCTTGGGCATTGCTGAATTTATCATTTACTTATAGGCAACATACGATATGGCTTCGGGCTCCTAGTTGCCACTTAATGGTTCCAGtgatatttttattgatttttaagaAAGAGCGAAGGAAAAATTGCCCATTTTGATTACATCTCAAAAGCTTAGGgtcttatcaagtctaaatccgTCCATGGTATTAAGCACAAAATCTCTCAatgctgtaagatttatttcccatttctgattacaaacaaaaataattaatttgattaactattttttaatatagatttatgtttttgttaggtataatgaataattgtgcagtttcaatttgatccgagaataggaagtgggagaaataacgtgttcaaaatttatacgagacaaacagacggacagagtgtgTTAATATAAGCTAAGAGTTTTGGGTTCAACTCAGCGTTATCATTCTATTCCACACATTTTTGActgttagtgaaaaaattaatCCACGAAATTGTTGATCATTTTGCGACATTGTTCAAGACATAGTGTCTAATTAGTTGTGTTTGCATTAAACCAAGCGAAATAGTTGTTTTGACTCGTGCACATGGTCGCCCCCAGGCTCTGCATAGATGTATAGCTAGGgtcttctttttattgttatttttaatacaatttGATAGTTTTAATGTTCATGTCTTCTCGAGtttatttgtttctatctatctatctttctatctatccatctatctatctatctatctatctatctatctatctatctatctatctatctatctatctatctatctatctatctatctttctatctatcgtcttcttcttcttctttctatctctatctatctatctatctctatctatattGATTTATCTATCTAAATTGAATACGGTTAAGAATCTTAAGAAAAAAACTTGTAACAACACATTATTGCGATTAGACCACTCGGTTATTATAGATTTATCGAGCGCCTATAAGGTACAATTAACAGCAGTTCACTGTAATCAACGCGTAAACTAACTTTGACAGCTTTACCATAAAAAAACCGTTATACAGGACTCAGGACCAATGTTTCAGTAATTTTAAAGAATGCTACACTTACACTACCCATTACTTCTTCTGCGGTCATTTCCCTTTTTTCTCAGTGTTCCTCAAGAATCCAAAGTGAAAATGGCAGACAAAATTGCTTTAAGCAATTACAAAGCACACACAACTGACAAGGAGGACAACTCCGACTCACTTTTGTTTCTGTCCCATGAGAAATTATCTTACGAAAGACGCTATTCAGGCGACTGGAAGCAGCATTGTTGGCCATTGAACGCCTGTCAGACCATTGACCCAGAGGAAAAGAGAAAAGCTCTGGTCAAGAAAAATGGAGGTTACAGGTAAAATCTATACTTAAATAACTACAAAAgtctaaaacattaaaactaaatttaaatagaagatttttatcaatattaactGAAAACAATAATATACTTCTACTCCGTAAGGGGCATAGAGAAGGAATAATTTTATAagttttcattatgtttttacaaagaaCTATACTATTCTAAggaagtaaaaagtaaagttccccttttagaccttgtggtctatagggcagatgatgttgaggtcatctgtttctgtggcccaagcttaacgagggtgtcatgtggccagcacaacgaccaaccgtcttttttacttttccccaattaatttcaggtacccattagagctaggtggactcagaggcgcccaagaatcccaaaatttaaaatcccagtcttcatcaggatttcaacccggacccccggtttggaagccaagctttACCGCTCAGATTTTAGTTCAGATtttgtctgaaaggggaactttaattcttttatttttagtagGCTATGACTTGGGGATGCTCTATTCTTGCCGATGTGTTCCAGGGTGTTTCTGGCTGGCCTAAGTGAGTACAGAAAGAAATACATCACTGACCTGTACTTCACTCTCGTAGACCTGGACTGGAAGTATGCTTTGACCATCATCTTCCTGATCTACCTGGTCAGTTTCCTGCTGTTTGCCGCCTTCTGGTGGATGATGGCTTACTACAACGGGGACTTTGAGAACGTAGGCAACGACAAGCACGAGTTCTGCTTGGAAGGGGTGTCGTCATTTCCGGGCGTCATCTTGTTTTCCTTGGAGACGCAGACCACCATAGGCTACGGTGTGGCCTACCCCAACGCGATGTGCGGCCCAACAATACCGCTGATGTATTTACAGGTAATGTTAAGACAAACACAatcacaaacaaaagaaaacaacctTCAGAATTTCAAAGAAGAAGGATGTAATAATTTGTCTTTGTaaattgtttgacatgtttcggatgttccttcagattttgaAGATAAGTACATCCTATCCCAAACATCCCGGGGGATGGTGGAGGGCAGGAATCCTATCGAGACCACCGAACGACAGTGAAGAGCGACTTCTGATTCTACTCTAGTTTTGTAACCACCATTGAATGCAGTGTTTTAccaatttctattttattttttatccttATATCTTTTCTTTACCCTGTGCACTCCCacgggagcatagggccgcccCCAGACTTCTCCAcagaactcggttctgagcagctttctttatctgctctcatgtcattccagtaccctccgcttcactgatgactgaccgcTTCCAGGTTGGCTTGAACCTGTCCACTTTCCTTGTGGATTCCAATCAAGTGCTTGCCTTGCAACAATGTTAGCTGGTTTTACATGGGTGTGTCGTATCCAGCTCCACTTTCGCTTtttgatgtcttgggctatgggcttttgtctaaatctctcccacaaatcgacaGTAggtatcttttctggccacctaataaCCAATATAGTAcgttaaaattatattattaattataatgtaTATTCATTTTAAACCACTGCTGTTTTTCTAGGTTGTTCTGGGTTTTTTAATCGAAACACTGATGCTTGGTCTAATTGTGGTGAAGATTGCAAGGCCCAAGTATAGGGCTAACACAATTTTATTCTCTAAATATGCCACTATAAACCAAGAAAATGGACAGCTTGTTTTGCAGGTCAGTGATTAGcgaaaatgtacatttttctgctaaactataatataaatgtaatgatagttcgctttttttttttcaaaatttttcatTGATGAGTCTTCCAAAAGCTTTAATGCTGGATTTTCCCAACGGAGTTATTTTTATTCCCCAGTTTTATTTTGCCCTACCATAAGGTTATGATGTAAGCAAGACGAAATGAGCATATAAttaatatctacaataatttcACACTCCTGAATTGCCTAACAGTTACTTCTTTTATTATTCCGTAACCCGTCGGGTGTCATTTGTGAGCGACTGTTAAAATCTATCACGGTTTCACAACTGTCTCAGTCGACTGGTGTTCTCGTATCAAAGAATGTACCTTTTCATTCCTTAATATTTAGCATCCATTGTTCTCTTCTATCTTCTTCACTTTCTGTATGGACCTGTGCTTAGTGGGATAATGgtggaaaaaaaagatacagatgttgtttttttataacgcTGTTAGGCcctaagaaataaatatataaaaaaaaattcagggtTTTCAGTTGGAACTGCTGCCCAAGATCAAGCTATTTTTAGCAGTATTATCATTGTCATTAACTTTCATTTGAGATATGGCTTGAACCGACCCTGATAAAGTGGGGAATTAGTGGCAacgtaggttttttttttttacttggaaaGTCACTGGCTCGTGCTCTGGTCAGTGCAGTCCCTTTTACGTTCTATTTAAGTCTCATTAATAATGTGGTCCCTATTACTACCTTTATATAGCTAATATGTATGCATCATTAATTATGGGAAAACATGTAAATCCAATTCAATTACTAATTAACAGCTGTGAACCGCTTTAGGAAACTATTTTTTCCAGATTCGCGTGGGGGATCTCAGAAAGTCCCACCTTGTAGACGCCACCATTACCGGGATGGTCATCCGCAAGTACACCACCCCTGAGGGCGCCTACTACCCACTGTACCAGTTCAGGTGCGACTTCTCAGCCAACGAGATGGGGGATCAGGTGTTCCTGCTCTGGCCTATCATCTTGACACATGTCATCGATAAAAGCAGCCCCTTGTACAACTTTAAACCCGCTGACCTCAGTACTGAGAAGTTTGAACTGATCGTCTACTTGACCGGAACCGTGGAGTCTACAGGTAAACAAAGCTAGGTGCCGAGGTATTACGGGGCTAATAGCGGGAACGCCTTTTATTTTCCATTTCCGTGACGATTTGacgattttaaaaaagtttttgtatTTATGAATGTTTTTTGGCAACCCTTGAGAAACTATTTCTCATTTGGCCATGCGAAATAAGTGTAGAATTTTACTATTTGTGTAAATTTGCACATTACCGCGACAGTGCAACACCGTATGGGTTACGttataaataaatgattcaaatGTCGGTTATATCGCAATAGGAATGGGATAATAGTTactttataaatgtttattaaaggtATCCCCTGCATTAGGTCTGACATCTCACAACCCCAGTCTGCACAGACCATTTCCCACAATGTGAAACCTAAAACAGATGATGCGATACATGGAGAATGATGATCTAAAGGAATCTTCCAACGTTGCATGGATGATTTCGACCTTACTCGCCAATCTCTTGGTCACCGTATGGGCCTAAGTGGACAAAGCCAACTTTTACCTACGACCTCATTATTTAAACTCAGTCATCGGATTAAACTCTTTCTCTTGGCCTTCACTCCCATAGCCCCCTCCTCCCTCAATACATAACCTTTCTTTACTTGCACCCCCCCTTCTCTAAAGATTGCTGATGTTTGCGTCCAAACACGCTCAAGCAAAACAAGAAGAAACGTGTCTTTCTCTGTCCACTCTTTCCATGtacttacaaaaacaaaacaaaacaaaaacaatgcgTCATCGTTCTCTCATGAATCAAAAGCGTCTACCTGGACCAAATGTAAGGTGGGCGGGAAACAAGAGgggacaagaaaaaaaattaaggaaaatttaaatgtctcaaaaatatttgaaatccaGGAGGATAACGCCCCAATTCATTATCTTCTCAATATTACGCCTCTGAATTTGTCGCTTCTGAATGTACCGTCTCTGAATGTTCCGCCTCTGAATGTGCCGCTCTGTTCCAACAAGTTTCTCTCCATTCACAAATGTTTATAGTCCCAGACATTATGATGGTTATAAAAGTCTACAATGTCTGCGTGAAAGAAAGACACTTGCCCGGTACTTCACCCCAGAGGTTTGAAATTATAGCTTTCTTGACCTTAACCCACTGGAGTCCAAGTATAGAGCACATTGACGGCAAGTTTGGACAGATTTTTATAGTTGTTTACGGAAACTTCAAATAAATGTGTACAGCGTTCTTAATGtgtttataaatatgtatatacttAATATATATCGACACGTGTATAAAGGGAGATGTGTATAAGTTATTTCCATATCGTGGACTTAGATACATTTCAATAGCTATACAGAAAGTtcttaataagaaaaataatccaATGTCTCTCAGCAAGATGAAGTatgatttttttcccaaaaagCTTGAAATCGGTATTTTGTTAtgtcagcgtttctcaaactgtggggcgcGCATACCCCCTCTCCCCCTTTTCTTCTAGGGTTTTTATGTAATGTCGCAAATTCTAAAATGTTTATTCTCCGAGAAAACACAATTCTGGTGAGGGCTGGAAACGAACTATTCGTTCGCTTGATTCCTCTTATCACTTTTCTGCCCTGATGAGAAAGGTGAACATATATAACCGCTTGATGAATTCATATCCAGCTGTCACTGTGAAACTCTTGAGTGATTTATGATTTGTAGGTCTCCACTTTATTTTTCTGTTTGCGCACAAAATATCAACAATGACCattcaaccatttttttttaaatgacaatagCAAAAAGGATGAAATTTCAAACGAGATTGACTATTGA belongs to Biomphalaria glabrata chromosome 12, xgBioGlab47.1, whole genome shotgun sequence and includes:
- the LOC106053859 gene encoding G protein-activated inward rectifier potassium channel 4-like, producing MADKIALSNYKAHTTDKEDNSDSLLFLSHEKLSYERRYSGDWKQHCWPLNACQTIDPEEKRKALVKKNGGYRVFLAGLSEYRKKYITDLYFTLVDLDWKYALTIIFLIYLVSFLLFAAFWWMMAYYNGDFENVGNDKHEFCLEGVSSFPGVILFSLETQTTIGYGVAYPNAMCGPTIPLMYLQVVLGFLIETLMLGLIVVKIARPKYRANTILFSKYATINQENGQLVLQIRVGDLRKSHLVDATITGMVIRKYTTPEGAYYPLYQFRCDFSANEMGDQVFLLWPIILTHVIDKSSPLYNFKPADLSTEKFELIVYLTGTVESTGETCQARSSYLPKEIMWGYRFERIEEYNRGRRRWQIDFTGFEDVLHCQNISHSARELDERKKVGKSKENELCSGNTS